The nucleotide sequence GTCCCCGCCGCCTCCTGCTCCACCGGGTCGAGCACCCCGCTGCACTCGGGCCAAGGGGAGAGACTGAGGCTCGTCGAGGAGGAATCGTGCGTGAAGCGTCCGTCGTGAGGCAGTTCATCGGCTTCCCTCCCGCTGTGGGAGCGCTCCGGCCGGTGCTTCCCCCAGGCGTCGGCCCGGAGGCCGCACCCCCGTTCCCGCTGCCGCCGTACCCGGGGCAGGAGCACTGGGTCGATACGTGGATCGGATGGCTGGATGACGGTGCACTCCTGGCCCTGGTGACCTGGGGCAGCCCATCTCTGCTCCCGACGATCGCTCTCGATGCCGACGAGCAGGGCACCCTCGAGCTCCAGATCGGATACGACACATCCCTTCCACCTGGCCACGCCATAGCTGGAAGCCTGTCTGCCATCACGTCCGTCGTCGCGCCGGGGGCTGCGGCGACAGGTGGCAGAACCCTGCGGGTGGTCGTGAAAGGTGTCGGAACGGCGCAGCTCGACTAGGGGTCCCGCCTCCCCGCCCCGGTGTCACAGGTGGGAGCAGGTACCCGCCGTCAGCTGTACTGACGGCGGGCATGGCGGGGGGCTGCAGCAGCAGGACGACCGGGTCCCACCCGTGTCGAGGATCCGGCGGCCCACCTCCGCGAACCCGTGATCCCGGTAGTAGCCGCGCAGTCGGTCATCGGTCTCCACACACTCCAACCGGAGGTGTGCCCGGCCGGCCCCGACCGCCTCGCCGGCAACCCAGTCCAGCAGTCGCGCACCGTGCCCACCACCGGCGTGGGCCGAGAGACCATCAGGCCGTGCACGTGGGCGGCGTCGTCCGGACGCGCCGCCCAGACGTCGGGATCGGACCACAGGAGGCGCAGCGCACCACCGCGGCACCGGCGCGGAGCACGTGCCATTCCCCCGCCACCACCTGCGCGGCCATCTCCGCCAGCCGCACCTCACCCGGGAGCCACTGCCGGATGCCCGTCCCGACCATCCACCAGGCGCGGGACTCGCGCAGCTCAGACAGCGCCGCCACGTCCTCGGTGGTCACCGGCCGGGGCGCCGTCATCGACCGCCGAGGCCGCGCCCGCGTGCGGCGGCGACGACCAGCTCGACGCAGGTCTCCAGCGGCAGCGCCGTGGTGTCCACGACGAGGTGGTAGTTCCCGGCCGCCGCGGGGTCGCAGCGGTAGAAGTGCCGCACGTATGCCTCCCGCCCCCGGTCGACCGCCGCCATCTCCCGTGCGACCTCGTCGCGGGGGCGGCCCGACCGCGCCACCGCCGCGGCCAGGCGCCGGTCGCGCGGGCCGTCGAGCCGCACGTGGAGGGCATCGGCCCGGCCCCGCAGCACCATCGCCGCAGCCCGCCCCAGCACCACACCGCCGTCCCCCGTGGCGATCTCGGTGAGGATCCGCTCGGTCTGCTCCCGGTAGGCCCGGGCGTCGGGAAGCGGTGCGCCCGGCACGACGCCACCCACCGGGTCGGGCATCGTCCCCAGCGAGGCGACCAGCCGCCACAGCCCGCGGACGACGGTCTCGTCGTTGGCCTCCGCCTCGGCCACCGGCACGCCCAGCCGCCCGGCCACCTGGGCGGGGATCGCCCGGTCGTGGAACGGCAGCCGCAGCCGCTCGGCGACCGCCGGGGCGATCTCCGCGCCCGCCGCACCGTAAGGGGCCGAGATCGTCACGACACCCACGTCGCCTCCCCCTCGTCCGCCGCGGCGGACAGCTCCTTGCCGAGGAACACGGCATCCGGGGAGCACGCGTAGACGCCGTACCCCGGCACCGGCCGGTAGCCCAGCTGCGCGTACAGCGCGACGGCCTCGAGCTGCTTCCGGCCGGTGTTGAGCACCACCGACCGGTGGCCCGCCCGGGCGGCCGTCGACTCCAGCTCCGCCATCAGCACCTGCGCGAGCCCCCGCCGCCGGAAGCCCGGCGCCACGTAGACCCGCTTGATCTCCACACCCCCGGGCGGGTAGACCCGCCAGGCCCCGCACCCCGCGGCGACGCCGTCGACCTCCGCGGCCAGGAACAGCCCGTCCGGCGGGGAGAACTCCGCCGGGTCCACCACGGCGGAGTCCCGGCCGCCGTACCGGGTGACGTACTCCTGCTGCACCGCCTCGACCAGGGTCTGCGCCAGGGGGTCGTCGTAGGGAACCGGCCGCAGCCGTACCGCGGCGCCGTCCCCGAGCACCCGCTCAGCCGAAGTGGACATGACCCGCCGTCCTCGCCCCGACGCCGTGCAGCGCCGTCTCCGCGTCCTCGCCGCTCACCCGCACCCCGGGCTTCCCGTTCCCGGCCCGGACGGTGCCGACCACCGTCCACCCGTCCGGCAGGGACGCCGATGCCGGGAACGTCGCCAGCAGGGCGTGATCCTCCCCACCGCTGAGCACCCAGGCCATCGGATCGGTGCCCAGCGCCGAGGCGACCTGCTGCAGCGGGCCCACCGGCTCCAGGCAGGCCCGCTCCAGCGCGGCGCGGTCCAGGTCGATCACCACGCCGCTGTCGGTCGCGATGTGCCGGGCGTCGGCGACCAGGCCGTCGCTCACGTCGCACATCGCGGTCGCGCCCGCGTCCGCGGCTGCCGGCCCCGCCGCGTACGGCGGGGTGGGCCGGCGGTGCGCCGACACCACGGCCAGCGGGCTGGAGAATCCGCGGCGCAGCACGGCGAACCCCGCCGCCGACCAGCCCAGGCGCCCGGCGAGCGCGACGACGTCGCCCGGCCGCGCACCGGAGCGCAGCACCGGCGCCCGCCCGTCCAGGTCGCCCAGCGCCGTGACCGACAGGACGACGCCGGCGCTGTCGGGCGCGGCCGCCACGGTGTCCCCGCCGACGACGGCGGCCCCCAGCGGGGCGCACTCGGCGGCCAGCCCGGCAGCCACCCCTTCCAGCCAGCTCGTGAGCGTGTCGGGCGGGCAGGCCAGCCCGACCACGAGCGCGGTCGTCGTGGCGCCCATCGCCGCGACGTCGGCCAGGTTCGCCGCCGCCGCCTTGTGCCCGACGTCCTCCGCGGACGACCAGTCCCGCCGGAAGTGCCGGCCCTCCACCAGCACGTCGACGGTCACGACGACCCGCCGGTCCGGGGTCCGGAGGACGGCGGCGTCGTCGCCGGGGCCCACCTCCGCCGCGGTCGCCGTGCCCGAGCGGGCGAGCACCCGGGCGATCACGCCGAACTCGCCGACGACCCGGACGCTGTCGGCCGGATCACCACGCGGGACCAGCGGGCGGGGTCGGCTCATCGGTGCACTCCAGTCGCTGGGGTAGGTTGCCGACGAGTCCGCCACCCGGCGGGGACGACGTCTCGGCACTGCTTCCGGAGGAAGGATCTCCCGTGGTCCACGCCTACATCCTCATCCAGACCGAAGTCGGCAAGGCCGCCCAGGTCGCCTCGACCATCAGCGAGATCAGCGGCGTCACCAGGGCCGAGGACGTCACCGGCCCGTACGACGTGATCGTCCGCGCCGAGGCCGAGACCGTCGACGAGCTCGGCCGGCTGGTCGTGGCGCGCGTGCAGTCGGTCGACGGCATCACCCGCACGCTGACCTGCCCGGTCGTCAACATCTGAGCGGTCGCCCCGTGGACCCGCTCCGCCGGGCCGCGCTGCTGGTGACGGTCCTCACCGTTCCGGTGGTGATCGCGCTCGTCGTCATGGTCAACGTGCTCGGCGACCGGGCCGCCGACCGGTCGGCCGCTCCCGCCGTCGTCGACGGCGCCGAACCCGTCCGCCCCGAGGACCTGCCCGTGCTGGAGCTGGCCACCCCGCCGGTCACCGCGGAGGCGGAGGCGCACTGCCCGGCCCTCATGGCGAACCTCCCGCTGGAGCTGGCCGGGGAGACCTCCCGGCGGGTGCAGTCCGACACCCCGTACGTGTACGCGTGGGGCGACCCACCCGTCGTGCTGACCTGCGGCGTCGAGCGCCCCGCCGGCTGGACCGTCGGTGCGTCGGCGATCCAGATCAACGGCGTGCAGTGGCACGTCGACACCAGCGATCCCGAGGCCACGGTGTGGACGGCGGTGGACCGCCCCGTCTACGTCGAGATGCGCCTCCCGGCGGGGGTCGACAGCGCTCCGGTCACCGCCCTCACCGTGCCGCTGGCCGAGGCCCTGCCGTACCGGGAGCCCGACCCCGGCCCCTGAGGCCCGCTGCGCGCCGCCGGACGGCTTCACGCCGGCGGCAGCAGCGCCAACTGCTCCTCGAGGACGGCGCCGACCTCCCGGACGGCGTCGGCCTTCGTCTCCGCCACCGCGGTCACCGAGACGCTGAAGACGCCGTGCCAGCACCAGGCGAAGGCGGCCGGGTCGACCAGACCGGCCTCGGGCACGGGCGCGTCCACGGTCAGCAGGCGGCAGTTGGCGGGCAGCTCCGGCGGGTCCTCGCTCAGCACCCCCGGGTAGAGCTCGGCGTCGTTGCGGGCCAGGTCCTGGGCGTAGGACCGGGCGCCGGACCGCCGGTCGAACTGGTCGACGAAGACCCCGGTGATGGGGCCGTCCCCGTGCCCCCAGAACCGCTCCCAGCCGTAGCGGTAGCCGTAGCTCTCGAGCACCTCGCGCTCGCGCGCCGGGTCGGTGGAGTAGCCGGCGACGTCCTCCAGGCGTTTCTCCCCCGCCGGCGGCTCGAGGTCCTCGTCGGGCAGCCGGGGCCGGCCCGAGGGCACGTCGGTGACGATCAGCCGCTCGAGCTCGGCGGGGTCCGTCGGCCGGTTGGAGGGCGCCACGGCCGTCGGCACGCCGTCGACCGCGCGCCCGCAGCCCGGCAGCACGGCGACGGCCACGGCCACGGCGGCCAGGGCGCCCGCGGCGAGCGGGGACCGGGCGGCGCGCCGGGCCCGCCGCCCGAGGATCACCGGGCCGGCCGCGGACCGCCGGTGAGGGCGCCGGTCACCAGCCGGTCCACCAGCGCGGCGAAGTCGACGCCCGTGGACGCCCACATGCGCGCGAACATCGAGATCGGGGTGAACCCCGGCATGGTGTTCACCTCGTTGATCACCAGCCGGTCCGACCCGTCCGGGCCGGTGCCGAGGAAGAAGTCGACCCGGGCGAGCCCGCGGCAGTCCAGCGCCAGGTAGGCCCGGCGGGCGGCGTCCTGGACGGCGGCCACCTGCTCCGGGGAGAGCTCGGCGGGGATGTCGAACTCCGCGGCGTCGTCGAGGTACTTGGCCGCGAAGTCGTACCAGTCGACGCCGGGCCGCAGCCGGATCTCGGCGGGCAGGCTCGCCTCCGGGAGACCGGACCCGCGGGCGGCCAGGACACCGCACTCGATCTCCCGGCCGGGGACGGCCGCCTCCACGATCACCTTCGGATCGACCGCGGCGGCCGCGGCGACGGCCGCGGGGAACTGCGCCCAGTCGGTGACCTTGCTGATGCCGATGCTGGAGCCGGCACGCGCCGGCTTGACGAAGACCGGCAGCCCGAGGCGGTCCCGCCCGGCCTCGTCGAGGACCGACGGCTCGGCGCACACCGCGCCGTGCGAGTCGCGCAGGACGACGTGCTCCCCCTGCGGCAGGCCCGCGGCGGCCAGCAGCTTCTTGGTGAACTCCTTGTCCATGGACGCCGCGCTGGCGAACACGCCCGACCCCACGTAGGGCAGCCCGGTCATCTCCAGCAGCCCCTGGACCGTGCCGTCCTCGCCGAACGTGCCGTGCAGCACGGGGAAGACGACGTCGACCTCGGTGAGCGCCCGCCCGACCGCCGCGCCCGGCTCCAGGACGGCCAGCCCGCGGGCCTCGGGATCGCCGACCAGCGAGACCGCCGTGCCACCGGTCACCTCGGGCAGGACGCCGTCGGTGATCGTCAGCCGCTGATCGGCCGCGGGCAGCACCCAGCGGCCGTCGCGGGCGATGCCGACGGGCACCACCTCGTACCGCTCGGGATCGAGCGCGGCCATCACGCTGCTCGCGGAGACGCAGGAGATCGCGTGCTCCTCGCTGCGGCCCCCGAACACGACCGCCACACGCACCTTGCCGCCCACGCCGCTCATCCCCGCGACCCTAACCGAGCCCGGTTCCGCCGCCCTGACGCGTCGTCGAACACGGCGTCGAGCCGCCGAGGGGCCCGTGGTGTGGCAGCCTCGTCGCGTGCACGACGACCCAGCCCACCAGACCGCACCCGGGACGGCGCGCACCACGGACGGGCCCGGGCACTCCCGAGGACTGCGCCTGGCCGGAGCGGCGGTGCACCTGTACACGGCCAGCGGCTCGGTGCTCGGCCTGCTCCTCGTCCTCGCGGCCTTCGACGGCGCCGTCGAGACCGCCCTGTGGCTCATCCTCGCGACGCTGTTCATCGACGGCACCGACGGGATGCTGGCCCGGCGGTTCCGGGTCAAGGAGACGATCCCCTGGTTCGACGGCGCCCGGATGGACGACATCGTCGACTACCTGACCTACGTCTTCGCCCCGATCGTGCTGCTCTGGACGACCGACCGGATCCCCGGCGGCGCCCTCGGCTGGGTCCTGGCCGCGCTCCCCCTGCTGGCGTCCTGCTACCAGTTCTGCCGGATCGACGCGAAGACCGAGGACCACTACTTCCTCGGCTTCCCGAGCTACTGGAACGTCGTGGCCTTCTACGCGATCGTCCTGGACGTCGGCACCACCGGCGTCGGCATCGCGCTCGCCGTCCTGACCGTGCTGGTGTTCATCCCGGTCAAGTACGTCTACCCGTCGCGCACCAAGCTGCTGCGCGGCCTGAACCTCGGGCTGGCCACCGTGTGGCTGGTCACCTTCGCGGTGCTGATCGTCCAGTACCCCGACCCGCACCCGCTGGTCGTCGCGCTGAGCCTGGTGTACCTCGTCTACTACTTCGGCGTGAGCATCTGGCTGACCGTGGCCGGCAGCCGCCGCCGGTCCGCGTCAGCCGAGGGCGTCGAGCGCGCGGGATAGGTCGGCGACGAGGTCGGCGGTGTCCTCGATGCCGCAGGACAGCCGGACGAAGCCGGCCGGGACGTCGTCCCCGCCCCACTGCGCCCGCCGGTCGATCGTGCTGTGCACGCCGCCGAAGCTGGTCGCCGCCGCCCACAGCCGGCTCGCCCCCAGCAACCGGGAGACGGCGGCCTCGCCGGGCAGCTCGGCGGACAGGACCCCGTTCGGCCGGAGCATCTGCCGGGTGGCCAGCGCCGACGACGGGTCGCCGGCGCGCCACGGCCACCGCAGGTTCGTGACGGCGGGGTGGCCGGCGAGCACCTCGGCGACCGCCGCCGCGTTCGCCGCCTGACGGGCCAGCCGGAGATCCAGGGTGCTCATGGATCGGTGCCCCAGCCAGGCCTCGAACGGCCCCGGCGTGCTGCCGGTGCGGTCCCGGAAGCCCTTCACCCGGGCGTGCAGCTCGTCGTCGGTCATGGACACGTGGCCGAGCAGCAGATCGCTGTGCCCCGTCAGCGCCTTCGTGTCGCTGCCCACGGTGAGGTCAGCCCCCAGCGCGAGCGGCCGCTGGCCCAGCGGGGTCGCGGTGGTGTTGTCGACGGCCACGAGGGCGCCGGCCGCGTGCGCGGCCTCGGCCACGGCCGCGATGTCGCAGACGTCCAGCTGCGGGTTGCTCGGCGTCTCCAGCAGGACCATGCGCGCCCCGGCCAGCCCGCCGCCGGCGGCCACCCGCCCGATCTCCGGCGTGGGCACGTACTCAACGTCGATCCCGAAGCGGGCCAGCTCCTCGGCGGCCAGCAGCCGGGTCGTGTAGTAGCCGTCCGAGGGCAAGACGACGCGGTCACCGGTCCGGGTGCAAGCGAGGACGGCGGCGGTGAGCGCGGCCATCCCGGTGGCGAAGGACAGGCAGCGCCCGCCGTCGAGCTCGCCGACGGCGTCCTCGAAGGCCCGGAGCGTGGGCTGCTCGGTGCGCGCGTAGGCATCGGCGCCACCGGCTCGCGGCGGCTGGTCGGCGAGGTGGAACGGCGCGGCGAACACCGGCGAGGGACGCAGCGGGGACCCCGGCACCGCGGGGCCCTCCCCCGCCCGCACCGACCGGGTCCCGTCGCCCCACCCGTTCTCGCTCACTGCACCCTGTTCGCTCCCGCGGGGCGCTCCGCTCCTCGCTCGGAGGTCCAGGCCGGTTCCGCGGTCGGTCCGCTCCTCGCTCGTCCCTCGCTGCGATGCTCCCTCCCTGTCACCGGCCGCCTCGCTGCGATGCTCACGCCCCTGTCCGCTCACTCCGGCTTCGCCTCCCGCGACATGATCTCCCGCACCATCTGCCCGGGCGCCTCCCCCTCGTGGCACACGCGCACGACCGCCTCGGTGATCGGCACGTCGACGCCGTGCGCCCGGGCCAGGTCGAGCACCGAGCGGCAGCTCTTCACGCCCTCGGCGGTCTGCCGCGTGCTCCGCTGCACCTCCTCGACGGTCATCCCGCGGCCGAGCTTCTCCCCGAAGGTGCGGTTGCGCGACAGCGGCGAGCTGCAGGTGGCGACGAGGTCGCCCAGCCCGGCCAGCCCGGCGAACGTGGTCAGCTCCGCACCCAGCACCAGTCCCAGGCGGGCGGTCTCGGCGAGCCCGCGGGTCATCAGCGAGGCCCGTGTGTTGTCACCGAACCCGAGCCCCTCGGCGATGCCACAGGCCAGCGCGATGACGTTCTTCACCGCCCCGCTCAGCTCGCAGCCGACGACGTCGGGGTTGGTGTACGGCCGGAAG is from Blastococcus sp. HT6-4 and encodes:
- a CDS encoding cytidylate kinase-like family protein, whose translation is MTISAPYGAAGAEIAPAVAERLRLPFHDRAIPAQVAGRLGVPVAEAEANDETVVRGLWRLVASLGTMPDPVGGVVPGAPLPDARAYREQTERILTEIATGDGGVVLGRAAAMVLRGRADALHVRLDGPRDRRLAAAVARSGRPRDEVAREMAAVDRGREAYVRHFYRCDPAAAGNYHLVVDTTALPLETCVELVVAAARGRGLGGR
- a CDS encoding GNAT family N-acetyltransferase translates to MSTSAERVLGDGAAVRLRPVPYDDPLAQTLVEAVQQEYVTRYGGRDSAVVDPAEFSPPDGLFLAAEVDGVAAGCGAWRVYPPGGVEIKRVYVAPGFRRRGLAQVLMAELESTAARAGHRSVVLNTGRKQLEAVALYAQLGYRPVPGYGVYACSPDAVFLGKELSAAADEGEATWVS
- a CDS encoding thiamine-phosphate kinase, translating into MSRPRPLVPRGDPADSVRVVGEFGVIARVLARSGTATAAEVGPGDDAAVLRTPDRRVVVTVDVLVEGRHFRRDWSSAEDVGHKAAAANLADVAAMGATTTALVVGLACPPDTLTSWLEGVAAGLAAECAPLGAAVVGGDTVAAAPDSAGVVLSVTALGDLDGRAPVLRSGARPGDVVALAGRLGWSAAGFAVLRRGFSSPLAVVSAHRRPTPPYAAGPAAADAGATAMCDVSDGLVADARHIATDSGVVIDLDRAALERACLEPVGPLQQVASALGTDPMAWVLSGGEDHALLATFPASASLPDGWTVVGTVRAGNGKPGVRVSGEDAETALHGVGARTAGHVHFG
- a CDS encoding Lrp/AsnC ligand binding domain-containing protein is translated as MVHAYILIQTEVGKAAQVASTISEISGVTRAEDVTGPYDVIVRAEAETVDELGRLVVARVQSVDGITRTLTCPVVNI
- a CDS encoding DUF3515 domain-containing protein, whose protein sequence is MDPLRRAALLVTVLTVPVVIALVVMVNVLGDRAADRSAAPAVVDGAEPVRPEDLPVLELATPPVTAEAEAHCPALMANLPLELAGETSRRVQSDTPYVYAWGDPPVVLTCGVERPAGWTVGASAIQINGVQWHVDTSDPEATVWTAVDRPVYVEMRLPAGVDSAPVTALTVPLAEALPYREPDPGP
- a CDS encoding D-alanine--D-alanine ligase family protein, whose translation is MSGVGGKVRVAVVFGGRSEEHAISCVSASSVMAALDPERYEVVPVGIARDGRWVLPAADQRLTITDGVLPEVTGGTAVSLVGDPEARGLAVLEPGAAVGRALTEVDVVFPVLHGTFGEDGTVQGLLEMTGLPYVGSGVFASAASMDKEFTKKLLAAAGLPQGEHVVLRDSHGAVCAEPSVLDEAGRDRLGLPVFVKPARAGSSIGISKVTDWAQFPAAVAAAAAVDPKVIVEAAVPGREIECGVLAARGSGLPEASLPAEIRLRPGVDWYDFAAKYLDDAAEFDIPAELSPEQVAAVQDAARRAYLALDCRGLARVDFFLGTGPDGSDRLVINEVNTMPGFTPISMFARMWASTGVDFAALVDRLVTGALTGGPRPAR
- a CDS encoding CDP-alcohol phosphatidyltransferase family protein yields the protein MHDDPAHQTAPGTARTTDGPGHSRGLRLAGAAVHLYTASGSVLGLLLVLAAFDGAVETALWLILATLFIDGTDGMLARRFRVKETIPWFDGARMDDIVDYLTYVFAPIVLLWTTDRIPGGALGWVLAALPLLASCYQFCRIDAKTEDHYFLGFPSYWNVVAFYAIVLDVGTTGVGIALAVLTVLVFIPVKYVYPSRTKLLRGLNLGLATVWLVTFAVLIVQYPDPHPLVVALSLVYLVYYFGVSIWLTVAGSRRRSASAEGVERAG
- a CDS encoding cystathionine gamma-lyase, translating into MSENGWGDGTRSVRAGEGPAVPGSPLRPSPVFAAPFHLADQPPRAGGADAYARTEQPTLRAFEDAVGELDGGRCLSFATGMAALTAAVLACTRTGDRVVLPSDGYYTTRLLAAEELARFGIDVEYVPTPEIGRVAAGGGLAGARMVLLETPSNPQLDVCDIAAVAEAAHAAGALVAVDNTTATPLGQRPLALGADLTVGSDTKALTGHSDLLLGHVSMTDDELHARVKGFRDRTGSTPGPFEAWLGHRSMSTLDLRLARQAANAAAVAEVLAGHPAVTNLRWPWRAGDPSSALATRQMLRPNGVLSAELPGEAAVSRLLGASRLWAAATSFGGVHSTIDRRAQWGGDDVPAGFVRLSCGIEDTADLVADLSRALDALG